In one window of Cydia pomonella isolate Wapato2018A chromosome 16, ilCydPomo1, whole genome shotgun sequence DNA:
- the LOC133526724 gene encoding uncharacterized protein LOC133526724, which produces MAAPDQYLEEFFPKYNPPIRAHKHTCVGLGMEVIKRLKVLEKDFPGISKSMMLISCDENIQDLVDYTTSFPGPQGFLIETEKDHVMAAIHVKIDGRPGIFLSDLGYHISRVVTAMADRCYPHTGWFTQSDEPHCRKDYNYQFNLQNPNYVEWHERETRGDKTKAQVSLMYVAKPYLTAVEVTEKRNLVWDLRSLLARDPKGRLTAGIYFPLKPKTQEFTMFFDSNNGKQRKKLKFQTFLELQKIPDEVVEEVDECNEQLRLKDGELLSILKRLATVVTDEEYMAEVLAVNNKIVQLSAGQ; this is translated from the exons ATGGCTGCTCCGGATCAGTATCTTGAAGAGTTCTTCCCGAAGTACAATCCTCCGATCAGAGCGCATAAGCATACTTGTGTCGGTCTCGGGATGGAAGTCATCAAGCGTTTGAAAGTTTTAGAGAAGGACTTCCCCGGTATCAGCAAGTCTATGATGTTGATATCTTGCGATGAGAATATCCAGGACTTGGTGGACTACACCACCTCGTTCCCTGGACCTCAAGGGTTCCTGATCGAGACTGAGAAGGACCACGTGATGGCCGCTATCCACGTGAAGATCGACGGCAGACCGGGTATATTCCTGTCAGATCTGGGTTACCACATCTCCCGTGTCGTCACTGCTATGGCTGATCGTTGCTATCCACATACTG GCTGGTTCACGCAGTCGGACGAGCCCCATTGCCGCAAGGACTACAACTACCAGTTCAACCTGCAGAACCCCAACTATGTGGAGTGGCACGAGCGGGAGACCAGGGGCGACAAGACCAAGGCCCAGGTGTCGCTCATGTATGTCGCCAAGCCGTATCTGACGGCTGTTGAGGTCACGGAGAAGAGGAACTTGGTGTGGGATCTTAG GAGTCTTCTAGCCAGGGATCCCAAGGGCCGTCTGACCGCCGGTATCTACTTCCCTCTGAAGCCCAAGACCCAGGAGTTCACCATGTTCTTCGATAGCAACAACGGCAAGCAGAGGAAGAAGCTCAAATTCCAAACCTTCTTGGAGCTTCAGAAG ATCCCCGACGAAGTGGTAGAAGAAGTGGACGAGTGCAACGAGCAGCTCCGTCTCAAGGACGGTGAGCTCCTTTCCATCCTCAAACGACTGGCCACCGTCGTCACCGACGAGGAGTACATGGCTGAAGTCCTGGCTGTTAACAACAAGATCGTACAGCTGTCTGCTGGACAGTAA